A segment of the Trifolium pratense cultivar HEN17-A07 linkage group LG7, ARS_RC_1.1, whole genome shotgun sequence genome:
aacactctctctctctcatccaTTGCCTTGAACCCCACTTCACAAAACCTGGGTTTTcgttttagttttagtttttgaTAACACAAACGTTATGACGTAGTACGATGAATGAACCTTTAATaatatttggtttgttttttcCGCTTGTTTTGATGAGGCCACATTGTTTGACTTCACTTGTAGGTTTTGTACCGTGACGTTTTTCTTAGTTTCTCTCTCTTTAATCTTGATCTAGACTgagaaaatattgaattttttcatCTGGGTTGTTGTCGGTTTGGGTTTTTCTTCTATGGTTTAAGTTTTAGGAGAACGGTGTTTTGTAATAGGGTTTTTCCTTCACCAATTTGGGGTTGGTTTAGGAACAacctatcatttttttttccttgccTTTTGATGTTGTAGTAGCTTAGAGTGTTGTCTTTTTTGGTGGTGGATTTAAGTATTGAAGGATTGAACTTTGAATGATGGCTAGTGATGAGGTTGATCCTGTTTTTGTGTCATGGGAAGAGGAATTGATATGTCAAGAGCGTGGGAACCGAGTGATTCATTTTTACTTGAGAGATATGTCTGGGAATTTGGTGCTTGCTGTTGTTGGTACTGAGAGGAGTGTGAGGCACATGATGTATGTTGTTCCTCAACAGTTTTTGCAGGCTTATGGATCCACCACCATTACTTATAAATGGAGGGCAAGGAGGGAGGTTGTTGACTGGCTTAACCATTTGGTTTCGAGGAATCAATCGCAACGTGCTGGTAATTATGTTTGATTCTATTGCAATTTGATTCTCatttgttttgatgatttgTTTATTGTTTGTGGATGGAAGTGTATGTGGTGATTTATATTACAATATGAATGGTTGTTTGCTCTTGTCAGATGCTACATCGTACTGCTTCGTATGAGTTTTACCCTTGAAAGATTGTTGTCGAGTCTTTGATGTATGAACTGTATATGTCTTTGTTGGCTACAAAAGAATTTTCCATGAGGGTTCATGATCACTTTTATCGATGATCCATGCAAAGGTTTTCATTTTGATTGCGGTTACGGTTACGTAATGACTATTGATATTGTGCCACATTTGTTCATGATGCAATTGTGAAGACCTCGAAAGCCTTTACGTTGTTGTGGTTACAATTGTGGTCACGGAAGATTCAACGAGGTTTAACGTTGGTTGTTCGTTGTCTTCTATCTAACACATCATTAAGATTTGGCTTTGGTTGTTGATTCATGGCTGCTTACTTCAAAGTTGTATTCTGTACATTTTATTTGTGGAATGGTGTCTTTCAATTTTGACATTAATTACTCACAATGAGGGATAGAATGATTCGGAAATGTGAGTCTTTTGATTATTTGTTGACTTAattggtttattttttgaaatagtATAGCTACCATACtaaatgttttatttatattcCTTGAGCACAATCATATGAAATATATACGGtatatttttaagtttgaaTATTTGGTATTATGGACGATTAGTAATCACCATGTTTGTATCTGTAGTCGTTGCATTCATGGTAAGTGGAATAAATGCGAGAGTTTCCGTGGTTAGTTTTTTATTCTAGTTTATGGTATGTCGTTTTGTTAATGTAATTTACAAAACCACGGGTTATTTTACaatcaaatattaattattttttccattcTTGGGAAGTTGATTTATGTGTGGTATTCATCCTAACTGAATACATCATGACATTATACTAAGCTATACCTGTGGTTGGAAATGGCATAGTTTAGAGATGTAAGTAGGCCTTgtgactaaattttttttaggcaTATCAATAGGAAAATCAAGTTATATCATATCTTTACCAGCTGCCACTGAGGCAAAGCAAGTAGAAAACGCATAAGCTTTTTGAAAGAATTTAGATTAAGAATGAGGAAGATTGAGGTGATAATAAGAGAAGGGTTTTAACACATCTCAAGAAAAGGTAACACGTCAGTGGGTTTCAGAAGCACCGGCTTGTGTAATTTTGCAAATGTAATTTGTTTTTAGAATGACTTTAAAGTAACATGTCAGTGGGTTTTAACACATCTCAATAAAAGGTATTACGTCACGTTACACGCACGTGACGTTTCATTGACTTGCTGCCAAAATTTAAAGACCGGACAATTATTCTTTGCGCTGGGTTTCGTAAAATATAACTTAACCTAGAATAAATAGTTTGTATGGCGTGGATTCAGTCAGTGTATTCAGATCACTGAGAGCTAAGCGAACTAAGGTGTGTTAAAACCTTAGTTCTCTTATGCTAGGGTTTAGTTCAAGAATAATTGTCCCGTCTTAAATTTTAGCAGCATGTCAATGAAATATCACATGCGTGTAACGTGACGTAATACCCTTTCTTGAGATTTGTTAAAACCCACTGACGTGTTACTTTAAAGCCATTCTGAAGACACATTACATTTCCGAAATTACACAAGCCTGTGCTTCTTCGATACTGCCGAGGCTGTCGCTGTGATAAAGGATATAGAGTGGTGGGGGAGAGGTGTTTTAATCCCAGATGTTCGAGCATAAGGACATGGGTACTCTTCATTTTGTTGTTTAATTTCCTAATATTTCCATCGGTGTTTGACTTTGTGATTTCTGTGATCTGTTGTTTTGTTGTAGATCCGTGTGTTCTGAATTTATATCTGTTGATCTGTAGATTTTATTTcattccattttttatttaccaTTAATGCACTAAACATGGTGGGATCATCCTCTGCTGATCGAACCGATTAGCTTTTGGAGATCAAAACCTAATAATTttccttaatttattttctccCGAGTCTCTAGTTTTAATGCATCAATACGTTTACTGAATTGGGATTGTGGTATCAGTATCTCACGATTCGTGAGATATCACGATACAGCGAGTCGTATCTCGATTCGAAACAGAACTGAACCCAATCGATATAAATCTCTACTGTGTATCTATTTTGGATATGAATCTCGTTTTGAATCCTATTTCATTATGATGATATGATGAATTCTGATTATTTCTAGTGAATCACTACCTAAACTTATTGTATTTAGCCTCTTTTAATGGTCAATTTTGTATAGCCAACCACTTTTCTTTTGTCATTTGATTTATTACTTAAACCTTGAATTATTTTGAgttttatatatgatatatcaatTGATTATTTTGTTATCTCACTTGTTTTTACTTAAAAGTGGGATTTTATTAGTGATGTCTGAACCTTTGCAAAAGTTATTTGTTGTCTGGAGATATGTGTCCATGAAGGCATTTAAGGTATCAAGTTGAATGAAATGTCTTACCTGCTTCCTGATAATTCATGCTGGTTTTCTGCAGCTATTGCATTTCATTTTTGTACAGAAACTCAGTCTTAGGTTCAACATGAATGAGAACTGTTTATTGATAAAGCTTGTCGTTTAATCCTTTTCTACTTGACATGCCACTAAAAAATCACCATTTAAGCGTTCTCTAAACTTTAATGTTGTTGTGAGAAGGGATTAAAGATTAAATGGAGTTATTCTAGGAGCCATTTAGTTAGTCCAAATAAAATGTTTGAGGCACTTTTAATGCAAATCTAACTCGCTGGTTTTTCTAGATGAATCACCTgatatttatgtttattattGTCTTTTGTGGTGTCTTTCATTTGCTACAACATGGTCTATCAATCCTCTTTGAACTGCTTTTATGCATGTTATGGAAAGAAATTTTCTGAGTAACCTCAATTTTTCTGACAGGTGAACTACTGGATGATTCAGGAAAAGCTGTAGGATACATGTACACAGATGGAATCAGtgctaataataaaaaaataccgGATAAACTGGTATAGAAACGACAACTATAAAATCCATCTCTCATTAGTTACCTTTGTATCGTTATAAGACATGATTAATTCACTTTGCCTTTGTTTTCTGCACCGCAGATTTCTAGGAATCTGAAATTTCAAAGTTCGGATATTGACTGGTCAGGCACTGCTTGGCTTTGTGCTAAACAGCTGAAGCACTACTCAGGGTTTGACAGGAAAGGGACCACAATATATGTAAGAAAActatttgttttgttgttaaatCTCGGTTATTTCCTTGCATTCTTTGGTCCTATTAGGATAAACAGCCtaattaagcgcttatcatGTAAGTGCTTATAtgtaagctatttttataatgaaAGATAAAGTCTAAATGGTTTTGTATATgatattttcataagctatcctagagagcttatggatatgtcataagctattttcataagctctgccaaacagtctcacaagtgttaGTGGCAGTAGATAacctcaaataagtcaatcccaATAGGCCTTTGGTATCATTGGGATGCCGTGCTAATTTTATGATTctgaaatattttttgtaatttataggTTCATTCATTTGTATATATTATGGCTGAAGAGGTAAATCCCTATCTTGGTTACTTGGAAGATATGTATGAagacaaaaagaaacaaaaaaaggtGAAGGTGCGGTGGTTTCACCATGGTCAGGAAGTTAAACGTGTGATTCCTGGGCTTGATCTTCGAGAGGGTGAGGTTTTCATCACTTCTAATGTTCAGGTGATCAGTGCCGAGTGTGTCAATGGTCCTGCAACAGTTCTGACTCCTAAGCACTATGAGAAATACAAAGCTGATTTGCTGCATACCTCTTCATCTGAAATCCATATGTGCTTTAGGCAGCTTAAAAATAATAAGCTTAAACCGTTTGCGCTTACTAAATTGCGCGGGTATAATAACCAGCTTATACTCTCTGATTTGGATAGCCCTACGCTTTCCAAAAGAAAGGGGAACTGTCTGAAATTTGAAGATGGTGAGAACTTCACCCAAGATGATTTTTTGAGGCCCAGCAGTAAGAGGAATAGAAGTTCTGTGGAGTATTCAATAGCTGAAAAGGGTTTTTCTGGTCAGCAAAACTCTTCTATAAATGAGATGTCAAAAGATGAACCGAAATACCCGAGTCTGAAACTAAAACTGTCGAGAAAAACAATGGGTGTTAAGGTTATTGAACCTAAGCCTGAACTGCCTTTTAAGGTCAATGATAAGGTTGAGTTTCTCTGTCAAGATAGTGGCATTAGAGGATGCTGGTTTAGATGTACAATCTTGTATGCATCTCAGAAGCGGCTGAAGGTCCGATATGATGACCTGATGGACGCAGATGACGTGGACAAACTAGAGGTATGCAGTGCTATATAGTCTCTTCTATCTATCTATTGGCTCAGTGATTGTTTGTATAAGTGTATAAATAATGATTATGGTGATTTTTGGGCTTATAAGTCCAATCATCTCACTAATTAAGCCCTAGTGAAGCTAGTGAAAGAATACGGTTCTTAACCCTGAATCTGATATTAATTTGTGTAGGAATGGATCCCTGCATCCAGAGTGGCAAAGCCTTGCAAACTCGGTATGCGATCTTCCGGCCGTTTAACAGTACGACCACGCCCTCCTGAATTTGTTAAAGGTCATCCTTTCGAGGTTGGAGCAGCAGTGGATGCCTGGTGTGGTGATGGATGGTGGGAAAGTGTTATAACTGCTGTCGATACTTCTGGAGTTGGAACCTGTCAGGTTTATTCACCTGGTATGATTTAAATTACTCATGGTTTGTTTACTTGTAGTGTTTCCTGTTTCCATTTccacaataaaataaacattagaGAAGATATTATCAAAGTTTTTGaaattacattttaaaaatagataGAGTATCTTGTTCAAAAAACATAGATAgagtatttttgaaaaattgcaaGACATATTTTCAATGTTTCTAGAAATGCATTATCTGTTGTAAGTTTCAAATGTAGTTCCAGCAACACCGATAATGTTTTTCTTTGGGTGAGACATCTCATGGTAATGTGATTCTCTTTAGGTGAAGAGAAGTATATAGTGGTTGAAACGGACGACATTCGGATTTCCCGAGATTGGATCGATAACAGGTGGGTTGAGATATTAGGAAAGCCTGATATTTGCAGCTTTTTGAATTCAAATGTCGGTTCATGTGCCAAGTTGTCAGATAATTCTGCAGTGGTCAATGAACCTGTCATTGGAAGTTCTGCAACATTAGAAAGTGAACCGCTGCCAATTGCCAAAGATGAAGCTGCTCCAAAGGCTGAGCAAGAATCATCTGGTCTGGAAACACTTAATGGCGGTATGAAAAGAATGACTTTATGGAAACCACCGCTCCATGCAATTCACGAAGACGAGGATATCAAGTCCGATGGTGGCGGCAGTGATGGTGGTGATACCGACAATGCTGATGATGAAATCAAGCCCAAAGATCGTAACTCTGGTAGTAGCagtgatggtgatgatgacGATGGCACTGACAATGACGGTGATGATGCTGACAACACCGGAGAGGAAGACAGCGAGGAGAATTTGGTGATGGAGGAAAGATTTGGTTGTTCTGAACCAAAACTCGATGCAGCTGAAGCAATACAGGTTACATGAATATATTATCGACTTATGGTAGAGGTAAATGGGAGATTTCTCCTTCTCCTACTGACTATATACTTGAAGGTGGACTCACCTTAATGTAAATACTAATGAAATGAAACTTCAGGCTAGTAGTAAGATATATATGGCAGAGGATAATGGTGGCGAAAGGTTATTATTTAGATAATTTTAGTGTATAGCTTATGTTTTGGGTTGAGGTCTTTCATTAGATCAACAATCTATAAGGCTTATACAGGTTAGTTTATTACATATTTAGTTCATGTGGATTGTTAGATGCACAATTGCACATATATCCGCTGAAACTTTAGACTGCGTATCAATGAGTTTAGTCCCCAAGGGTAAAGTTTGTAATTTGagattttaattagtttttactTTTGACTATGAAGactatataaaattttatcttgaaaaGTTTGCACCTATTCATATGGCTGGCTTTATGTACTATATATGCGTcgattatttttgtattttaaattaccAGGGAATGATAGATGATCGACAATGTGGTTCGATCATTGTTGCATGAGATTATTAATGTCGTATTTGAAACTGCGGCATCTTGGTCAACATGCGGTGGGGTTGATGCCTTGATGGTATGAGTTGGCTGTATGTAACCATATATGCATCgattatttttgtatttcaaATTACCAGGGAACGATGGATGATCGACAATGTGGTTCAATCATTGTTGCATGAGATTATTAGTGTTGTATTTGAAATTGCGGCATCTCGGTCAACACGCGGTGCGGTTGAAGGTATGAGTTGGAGCTTCATCAATATAAAAGAGTGCTTTATATTTTCCATCCCCCACAAGCATGACCattgtaatttttaaaattctagAACATGAAGCGTGTTTTTGAGTGCTCAAATTTTAAAGCTCGAGGGGGTATTTTTCACCAATCTATTGTTTTTAtgaattcaccaaaaaaaattcttatcaaattttttttgccaCCAACTATAGCATATTCTTAGCTGACAAAGCATTTTCTTTATTCAAAAGCAATTGAAGTGAACCAATTTAAGGTTTTCGTGGATAATATAACAACTGACATCATATGGAGTTACTTTGGAGACAAGCCACACCTAATACAACCAACTACAACGTGTGATAAGATCATCATTAATTCATTAAGCATGTGAAGGAAACTTGCCCAAAAGGAAAAACACaattgacaaaaaaacaaaattgaaaacttcGTACTTATAATTTCGTAATCCAAAATATCACGAGCCTTGAAAATCGGATTGAACTGTTTTTGAACGCATATTTCATGCGGTAAAATTTCAGATTGTTTCACACAAATTTTAATTTAGGACCGTTCGATCTAAAATGTGTTGCTAGAATCATTCTAAGTGGTTTTTTAACCTTATCAATATCATCCgtcttattaatatttaatggCTCTGATTAAAAATTGTGTGAAAACTTTGTGTTTTTCTACCACAACAAAATGCAATCCATGTTTTTTTATGGGTTGGAAGGATAACTTTTGTTTCAAGACTCTTAACTGAACTTGGCTTCTATAATGATGAAACATAGGGTGAAAGTTTTGCACCAATTTCAAAGGTTTCTATTGTGTTGGGGGCTTCATTTTGGATCAGTTTAATTTTCCATATCATGTCATACACACCatatttactaatatattagCACAAGCATTAGCTTCGCGATAAGTATAATATTCTGCACGAATCTCAGTTACTAGTTTAAATgaagacattttaaaaaataaacctgAATGTTTTCAGAAAATAAACTAGATCTGTTTTCTAAACAACAAATGTAAGGTTAAGCATGCTTCCTGATCAATGGTGTGGCCCTCCTATTGCTGACCAATTACAGATTCCTGAGTTTTTGCATGCTTCCTTGTCAGCTAATGTTAAGCATTTTATCTTGAATGGTCATAGGAATGCCCAGCCTTTCTTCAAGATCTCTTCTCCTATGGAGATTAATGCATAACAGACTACCTACCGATGAGAATCTTTGCTCTAGAGGTTGTCAATTGCAATCTAGATGTGACCTTTGTCTTTGCAGCATTAATTGAATCTTCTTCACATTTGTTCTTTGGCTGCTCTTTTGCTACAAACATTTGGAATTGGCTGAGAAGCACTCTGAATATCCATGCCCATATTAATGAACCTGCTGACCTTTGGAATCTGTGGGAGAGGATGGAATCAACAATGTAAATTGACTGTAACTGCAGCTGTTATTAACTCTATCAATGCTATCTGGTACACAGACGGCGCAGCTCTTGGTTGTCCTGGTCAAGCCTGTTGTGCTGGACTTTTTAGAGATCATAATGCTTTGATGATTGGTTAATTGCTTCACTATGAACTTAGGCATTTCCACGGCCTTCCACGCTGAGCTAATAGGTATAATGCATGCTATTGAGCTGGCACACGAGAGAAATTGGCTCAACTTGTTGATTGAATCGGACTCAAAGCTGGTAATTCTAGCCTTCAGTTCTCCATCCACGGTTCCGTGGCACCTTCGTAATAGATATCTGAATTGTTTGCTTTTATCTAGAAAAATGAACTTTTTGTTATTGCATATATATAGGGAAGGCAATAGCTTAGCAGACAAGTTAGCT
Coding sequences within it:
- the LOC123900092 gene encoding uncharacterized protein LOC123900092 — translated: MMASDEVDPVFVSWEEELICQERGNRVIHFYLRDMSGNLVLAVVGTERSVRHMMYVVPQQFLQAYGSTTITYKWRARREVVDWLNHLVSRNQSQRAGELLDDSGKAVGYMYTDGISANNKKIPDKLISRNLKFQSSDIDWSGTAWLCAKQLKHYSGFDRKGTTIYVHSFVYIMAEEVNPYLGYLEDMYEDKKKQKKVKVRWFHHGQEVKRVIPGLDLREGEVFITSNVQVISAECVNGPATVLTPKHYEKYKADLLHTSSSEIHMCFRQLKNNKLKPFALTKLRGYNNQLILSDLDSPTLSKRKGNCLKFEDGENFTQDDFLRPSSKRNRSSVEYSIAEKGFSGQQNSSINEMSKDEPKYPSLKLKLSRKTMGVKVIEPKPELPFKVNDKVEFLCQDSGIRGCWFRCTILYASQKRLKVRYDDLMDADDVDKLEEWIPASRVAKPCKLGMRSSGRLTVRPRPPEFVKGHPFEVGAAVDAWCGDGWWESVITAVDTSGVGTCQVYSPGEEKYIVVETDDIRISRDWIDNRWVEILGKPDICSFLNSNVGSCAKLSDNSAVVNEPVIGSSATLESEPLPIAKDEAAPKAEQESSGLETLNGGMKRMTLWKPPLHAIHEDEDIKSDGGGSDGGDTDNADDEIKPKDRNSGSSSDGDDDDGTDNDGDDADNTGEEDSEENLVMEERFGCSEPKLDAAEAIQVT